The Methanobrevibacter sp. TMH8 genome contains a region encoding:
- a CDS encoding alpha/beta hydrolase: MENNEINLYYEEKGNSNEEMIIFLHSNLLSNWIWKNQRNSFENYHCIYLDLPNHGNSYYGLDFSIEKSARIIKDLIKEKSNIGSKTKKVHLVGISVGGQIILYLLAKYPELIDTAIVTGVNIYEKPRKKFINEIIAMLDRLKLDILDKKSDKFLIKALLAEYGLEKQYYDDLKESTRQIINNNCVDDDYNHNLNNITKKSLEFKIPKIEYSENNSNDYSNLLILYGTKEYPKIQKSANLIKNSFKNAKIFSVYRSIHLWNVIDYEWFNEIVKDFIANKNLDLNEKPYLKRED, encoded by the coding sequence ATGGAAAATAATGAAATCAATCTTTATTATGAAGAAAAAGGGAATTCTAATGAAGAAATGATTATATTTCTTCATAGTAATTTATTGAGTAACTGGATTTGGAAAAATCAAAGGAATAGTTTTGAAAATTATCATTGTATTTACTTAGATCTTCCAAATCATGGGAATAGCTATTATGGGCTTGATTTTTCAATAGAAAAATCTGCACGAATCATAAAAGATTTGATTAAAGAAAAAAGCAATATTGGTTCAAAAACTAAAAAAGTTCATTTGGTTGGAATTTCTGTTGGTGGCCAGATAATTTTGTACTTATTAGCTAAATATCCAGAATTAATTGATACAGCTATTGTTACTGGAGTTAATATTTATGAAAAACCTAGGAAAAAATTTATTAATGAAATTATAGCTATGCTTGATAGATTAAAATTAGATATCTTAGATAAGAAATCGGATAAATTTTTAATTAAAGCTCTTTTAGCTGAATATGGTTTAGAAAAACAATATTATGATGATTTAAAAGAATCAACTAGACAAATAATCAATAATAACTGTGTTGATGATGATTATAATCATAATCTCAACAATATTACTAAAAAATCATTAGAATTCAAAATCCCTAAAATTGAATATTCTGAAAATAATTCGAATGATTATAGTAACTTATTAATATTATATGGAACAAAAGAATATCCTAAAATCCAAAAATCAGCTAATTTGATAAAAAATAGCTTTAAAAATGCTAAAATTTTCAGTGTATATAGATCTATCCATCTTTGGAACGTTATTGATTATGAATGGTTTAATGAAATTGTTAAAGATTTTATAGCTAATAAAAATCTAGATTTAAATGAAAAACCATATTTGAAAAGAGAAGATTAA
- a CDS encoding NAD(P)-binding domain-containing protein — protein MEKFGFIGYGNMGQMIIENILKHNIFDSHEMIVSNRNLSKLDKLKDNYPNIAITDDNKILTKNSSKIFIFVETPQFKDLINEISPFLNENSHIIHVCAGLSFENISNIYTGSVSQVIPSIASTFNEKSKDFKSKAGVSLILHNKKTLNDDKEFVEEIFNEFSYIEILDDFENEENSINNSLEVATILTSCGPAFISSMINNLADKASLKSENNLNNDRIKNMIVKTIMGTLIQIDTNNLTTDEIIKRTTTKKGITEIGLNHIDDNFDVLAENLFYILFKRYDEVKQDLTNIYSNS, from the coding sequence ATGGAAAAATTTGGATTTATTGGTTATGGAAATATGGGGCAGATGATTATAGAAAATATTTTAAAGCATAATATCTTTGATTCTCATGAGATGATTGTTTCAAATAGAAATCTAAGTAAATTAGATAAATTAAAAGATAATTATCCCAATATAGCTATTACTGATGATAATAAGATATTAACTAAAAATTCTAGTAAAATATTTATTTTTGTTGAGACTCCTCAATTTAAAGATTTAATAAATGAAATTTCTCCTTTTTTAAATGAAAATAGTCATATTATTCACGTTTGTGCAGGTTTAAGCTTTGAAAATATATCTAATATTTATACAGGTTCTGTTAGTCAAGTTATTCCATCTATTGCCTCTACTTTCAATGAAAAATCTAAAGATTTTAAATCTAAGGCAGGTGTATCTTTGATTTTACACAATAAAAAGACTTTAAATGATGATAAAGAATTTGTTGAAGAAATTTTCAATGAATTTAGTTATATTGAGATACTTGATGATTTTGAAAATGAGGAAAATAGTATTAATAATAGTTTAGAGGTAGCTACTATATTAACTAGCTGTGGCCCTGCATTTATTTCTTCTATGATTAATAATTTAGCTGATAAAGCTAGTTTAAAATCTGAAAATAATTTAAATAATGATAGAATTAAAAATATGATTGTTAAAACTATTATGGGAACTTTAATTCAAATTGATACTAATAATCTCACTACTGATGAGATTATCAAAAGAACTACTACTAAAAAAGGAATTACTGAAATTGGACTCAATCATATCGATGATAATTTTGATGTTTTAGCTGAAAACTTATTTTATATTCTTTTTAAAAGATATGATGAAGTTAAACAAGATTTAACTAATATTTATTCTAATTCTTAA
- a CDS encoding AMP-binding protein, whose amino-acid sequence MKKLKEFLLKPAKDTLNYDRPWLKYYPENILPNIEYPDKNMYQMIEFVGDRLPDADALEFMGLQLTYKELLTIIDHCARGLIKIGIKKGDKVTVCLPNIPQTVILFYAINKIGAISNMIHPLSAPKEIEYFISITDSKFAFTTDFAFSNFEKIKDNINLEKLVICKIQDYLKSLKRAGYWLLAGRKIQKIPERDNIIYWKDLLDLIKNETSNNLPKFSNDLSKSQKDDPAAILYTGGTTGKQKGVVLSNLNFNALALQTGSQADVEVNDKMMCIMPFFHGFGLGVSMHTALCFGGNIILVPKFTADDFAKTFSKYKPQFVAGVPTLFTALTRSKTMINSDFSCLKGIFSGADTLPNDIKIQFEEFIAERGATISIREGYGLTETVTASCLTPPTEYRFGSIGVPFPDTLYKICKIGTQETVAADVDGEICIAGPSVMLEYYKEKEETDLVLQTHSDGHKWVHTGDLGSMDKDGFVYFKQRIKRIIKSSGYSVFPTQIENVLIDHKAVANCCVMGVPDDYQIERIRAYIVLEDGYKNSSALEKELLARCKEYLSTWSIPREFVFREELPLTNVGKVSYVDLQNEIMDEIADSSDSIYSEITINDDDEGEGIP is encoded by the coding sequence ATGAAAAAACTAAAAGAGTTTCTATTAAAACCTGCTAAAGATACGTTAAATTATGATAGGCCTTGGTTAAAATATTATCCTGAGAATATTCTTCCAAATATTGAATATCCGGATAAAAATATGTATCAGATGATTGAATTTGTTGGAGATAGACTTCCAGATGCTGATGCATTGGAGTTTATGGGTTTACAGTTAACTTATAAGGAACTTTTGACTATTATTGATCACTGTGCTCGAGGTTTAATTAAAATTGGAATTAAAAAAGGAGACAAAGTAACAGTATGTCTTCCAAATATTCCTCAAACTGTTATTCTTTTTTATGCTATTAATAAAATTGGAGCTATTTCTAATATGATACATCCTTTATCAGCTCCAAAAGAAATAGAGTATTTTATATCTATTACAGATAGTAAATTTGCTTTTACAACTGATTTTGCTTTTTCTAACTTTGAAAAGATAAAAGATAATATAAATTTAGAGAAGTTAGTTATCTGTAAAATTCAAGATTATCTTAAATCATTAAAACGTGCAGGTTATTGGCTTTTAGCTGGGAGAAAAATACAAAAAATACCTGAAAGAGATAATATAATTTATTGGAAAGATCTACTTGATTTAATTAAAAATGAAACTTCAAATAATCTTCCAAAATTTTCCAATGACTTATCAAAATCTCAAAAAGACGATCCTGCAGCTATCCTTTATACTGGAGGGACTACTGGAAAGCAAAAAGGTGTTGTTTTGTCAAATTTAAATTTTAATGCTCTTGCTCTTCAAACAGGTTCTCAAGCTGATGTTGAAGTTAATGATAAAATGATGTGTATTATGCCATTTTTTCATGGCTTTGGTCTAGGTGTATCTATGCATACTGCACTTTGTTTTGGAGGAAATATTATTCTTGTTCCAAAATTCACAGCAGATGATTTTGCAAAAACATTTTCAAAATATAAACCTCAATTTGTTGCAGGTGTTCCTACATTATTTACAGCATTAACAAGAAGTAAAACTATGATTAATTCTGATTTTTCGTGTTTAAAAGGTATTTTTTCAGGTGCAGACACTTTGCCAAATGATATTAAAATACAGTTTGAAGAGTTTATAGCTGAACGTGGAGCTACTATAAGTATTAGGGAGGGTTATGGTTTAACTGAAACCGTTACTGCAAGTTGTTTAACTCCTCCTACTGAATATCGTTTTGGAAGTATTGGTGTTCCTTTCCCAGATACTCTCTATAAAATATGTAAAATTGGAACTCAAGAAACTGTAGCTGCAGATGTTGATGGAGAAATTTGTATAGCTGGGCCTTCTGTTATGTTAGAATATTACAAAGAAAAAGAAGAAACAGATTTAGTTCTTCAAACTCACTCTGATGGCCATAAATGGGTTCATACTGGTGATTTGGGAAGCATGGATAAAGATGGTTTTGTTTACTTTAAACAAAGGATTAAACGAATTATTAAAAGTTCAGGATATTCAGTTTTCCCAACACAAATTGAAAATGTACTAATTGATCATAAAGCTGTAGCTAATTGTTGTGTTATGGGAGTTCCTGATGATTATCAAATAGAAAGAATTCGTGCTTATATAGTACTTGAAGATGGTTATAAAAATTCTTCTGCTTTAGAAAAAGAATTATTAGCTAGATGTAAAGAATATTTAAGTACTTGGAGTATTCCAAGGGAATTTGTCTTTAGAGAGGAGCTACCTCTTACAAATGTGGGCAAAGTCTCTTATGTTGATCTTCAAAATGAAATAATGGATGAAATAGCAGACTCTAGTGATTCTATTTATTCAGAAATAACAATAAATGATGATGATGAAGGAGAAGGTATTCCTTAA
- a CDS encoding RimK/LysX family protein — protein sequence MEKEDIKKILKFTIKEKEIIKALDLPEEVFLPLFFSVRFGGDWSVKKNSKNLMSIKEKITEYNDKTKIGYTLEKIYLFVNPEILAEEGKIYRMEKCGNKNERELVERPYSTTVNGEYILEATLNPKEMKIAVKHLQGPLNFFGPAAYGTSHEIEHLTQGEINGIPFWDFQYVLE from the coding sequence TTGGAAAAAGAAGATATAAAAAAAATCCTTAAATTTACAATAAAGGAAAAAGAAATAATCAAAGCATTAGATCTTCCAGAAGAAGTTTTTCTACCACTTTTCTTTTCAGTTAGGTTTGGAGGAGATTGGAGTGTGAAAAAAAACTCAAAAAATCTAATGTCTATAAAAGAAAAGATAACTGAATATAATGATAAAACAAAAATAGGATACACATTAGAAAAGATATATCTCTTTGTAAACCCAGAAATTTTAGCTGAAGAAGGTAAAATTTATAGAATGGAAAAATGTGGAAATAAGAATGAAAGAGAATTAGTAGAAAGACCTTATTCAACTACAGTTAATGGAGAATACATTCTTGAAGCAACATTAAATCCAAAAGAAATGAAAATAGCTGTTAAACACCTTCAAGGACCATTAAATTTCTTTGGACCAGCTGCTTATGGAACTTCTCATGAAATTGAACATTTAACACAGGGCGAAATTAATGGAATTCCTTTCTGGGACTTTCAGTATGTTTTAGAATGA
- a CDS encoding GyrI-like domain-containing protein, producing MPLVSRIELMKKAKKPVISIKTTTNMETLPILIGECYEKIGNYLEEIGEYPEDIPFVRYFNMDMENLKVEIGFPVYKELPGKDDIEFSYIDEMKVVWAIYQGAYQEMGESYDKIIKWIEDNNITTNGTFLEYYYNSPEEISEDKLLTEIIMPLE from the coding sequence ATGCCACTTGTTTCACGTATTGAATTAATGAAAAAAGCTAAAAAGCCTGTAATTTCCATTAAAACCACAACAAATATGGAAACATTACCTATATTAATAGGAGAATGTTATGAAAAAATAGGAAATTATCTAGAAGAAATTGGAGAATATCCTGAAGATATACCATTTGTAAGATATTTTAATATGGATATGGAAAATCTGAAAGTTGAAATAGGTTTTCCTGTTTATAAAGAGTTACCGGGGAAAGATGATATAGAATTCAGCTATATTGATGAGATGAAAGTTGTTTGGGCCATATATCAAGGAGCTTATCAAGAAATGGGAGAAAGTTATGATAAAATAATTAAATGGATTGAAGATAATAACATAACTACAAATGGAACATTTTTAGAATATTATTACAATAGTCCTGAAGAAATTTCAGAAGATAAATTATTAACTGAAATTATAATGCCTTTAGAATAA
- a CDS encoding cyclic 2,3-diphosphoglycerate synthase produces MKNMEKMVCLVDGEHYLPVTKSAIEILNNLEHIDVVAMVFIGGTEKLRTDDPESYAKMMGMPVHFGPDENKIPYDLIVEMIREYDADVVMDLSDEPVLDYSKRFKIASRVISEGVTYRGPDFEFEPLTEYDIPKKPSLKILGTGKRIGKTAVSAFASRLIDENGYDPCVVAMGRGGPEEPEIVRGDEMEITPEFLMEQSDKGVHAASDHWEDALMSRILTIGCRRCGGGMSGDVFMTNMKKGAEIANTVESKFIIFEGSGAAIPPIKTDKHITLIGANQPLINITNFFGPFRANLADLVIITMCEEPMSNPAKIKAIEHFISEINPDAKIISTVFRPKPLGDISGKNVLFATTAPDEIKDVLVNHLEKNYCCKVIGTTPHLSNRPLLQKDIEKYIDHVDVMLTELKAAAVDVATKDSLKAGLEVVYCDNIPIPIDNSYPDLDESIIEIVDGAIENFNRNKQ; encoded by the coding sequence ATGAAAAATATGGAAAAAATGGTTTGTTTAGTTGATGGAGAACATTATTTACCAGTAACTAAATCTGCAATTGAAATATTAAATAATTTAGAACATATAGATGTAGTAGCCATGGTATTCATTGGGGGAACAGAAAAATTAAGAACCGATGATCCTGAAAGCTATGCTAAAATGATGGGAATGCCTGTACACTTTGGTCCTGATGAAAATAAAATCCCCTATGATTTAATTGTAGAAATGATTAGAGAGTATGATGCAGACGTAGTAATGGATTTAAGTGATGAACCTGTTTTAGATTATTCAAAACGTTTTAAAATAGCTTCAAGAGTAATTTCAGAAGGAGTGACATATAGAGGTCCTGATTTTGAATTTGAACCATTAACCGAATATGATATTCCTAAAAAACCATCTCTAAAAATTCTTGGAACTGGAAAAAGAATCGGTAAAACAGCAGTATCTGCTTTTGCATCTCGTTTGATTGATGAAAATGGCTATGATCCTTGTGTAGTAGCTATGGGACGTGGAGGTCCAGAAGAACCAGAAATTGTCAGAGGAGATGAAATGGAAATCACTCCTGAATTTTTAATGGAACAATCAGACAAAGGAGTTCATGCAGCATCAGACCATTGGGAAGATGCTCTTATGAGTAGAATTCTTACTATTGGTTGTAGAAGATGTGGAGGAGGAATGTCTGGTGATGTTTTCATGACAAACATGAAAAAAGGAGCAGAAATAGCTAATACTGTAGAATCAAAGTTCATAATATTTGAAGGAAGTGGAGCAGCTATTCCTCCAATAAAAACTGATAAACACATAACTCTCATTGGTGCAAATCAGCCCTTAATAAATATTACTAACTTTTTCGGACCATTCAGAGCTAATTTAGCAGACCTTGTTATTATCACAATGTGTGAAGAACCAATGTCAAATCCAGCTAAGATAAAAGCAATAGAACACTTTATTTCTGAAATAAATCCTGATGCAAAGATTATATCAACAGTATTTAGACCAAAACCTCTTGGAGACATTAGTGGTAAAAATGTATTATTTGCAACTACAGCTCCTGATGAGATAAAAGACGTTTTAGTAAATCACCTTGAGAAAAATTATTGTTGTAAAGTTATTGGAACTACACCACATCTTTCAAATAGACCATTATTACAAAAAGATATTGAAAAATATATAGATCATGTCGATGTAATGCTTACTGAGCTTAAAGCAGCTGCTGTAGATGTAGCTACAAAAGATTCACTTAAAGCAGGTCTTGAAGTTGTTTATTGTGACAATATCCCAATACCTATTGATAATAGCTATCCTGATCTTGATGAATCTATAATAGAAATAGTAGATGGAGCTATTGAAAATTTTAACAGAAATAAACAATAA
- a CDS encoding FprA family A-type flavoprotein — protein MKADALKISDGVYWVGVLDWDLRDYHGYTLDGTTYNCYLVFGEKKTALIDNTYPGSSAQLWARIYDAFEQEGKEPKIDVIIQNHIEKDHSGCLTEFTKKFPELELYCSIKAVSGLKNHLPALADFKMNPVKTGETVELGGKTFTFLEAPMLHWPDSMFTFLEQDGILFSNDAFGQHICSSYRYDYEISEDILIQHAQKFYANLITPSSPLVLRKLTEVVELGLFEKINLIAPSHGQLWTDPLKIIAKYQEWGSGECKNKVTFLYDTMHYSTQSMAHAMIEGVISEGMEAKAYFLHTDDRSDVVTDVLDSKAIFVGSPTMMNNPYPSLGDLIYYFNALSFKKTGYQKKAVVFGSKGWGGGATKKLTSDLEGAGFDVVEQYDLTYIPTDEDMEKCYNIGKEIAKQLKDE, from the coding sequence ATGAAAGCAGATGCATTAAAAATTAGTGATGGAGTATATTGGGTAGGAGTTCTTGATTGGGATTTAAGAGATTATCATGGATATACCCTTGATGGAACTACTTACAATTGTTACCTTGTATTTGGTGAAAAAAAAACAGCTTTGATAGATAATACTTATCCAGGATCATCTGCTCAGTTATGGGCAAGAATATATGATGCTTTTGAACAAGAAGGAAAAGAACCTAAAATTGATGTGATTATTCAAAATCATATTGAGAAAGATCATAGTGGTTGCTTAACTGAATTCACCAAAAAATTTCCAGAATTAGAACTTTATTGTTCAATTAAGGCAGTATCTGGTCTTAAGAATCATCTTCCAGCTTTAGCTGATTTTAAAATGAACCCTGTTAAAACTGGAGAAACTGTTGAACTTGGTGGAAAAACTTTCACATTTTTAGAAGCTCCAATGTTACATTGGCCAGATAGTATGTTTACATTCTTAGAACAAGATGGAATTCTCTTTTCTAATGATGCATTTGGTCAACATATATGTTCTAGCTATAGATATGATTATGAAATTTCAGAAGATATATTAATCCAGCATGCTCAAAAGTTTTATGCTAACTTAATTACTCCTTCATCTCCTCTTGTACTTAGAAAACTTACTGAAGTTGTAGAACTGGGTCTTTTTGAAAAAATCAATTTAATAGCTCCGTCTCATGGACAATTATGGACTGACCCCTTAAAAATTATTGCTAAATATCAAGAATGGGGTTCTGGAGAGTGTAAGAATAAAGTAACTTTTTTATATGATACTATGCATTACTCTACTCAATCAATGGCTCATGCAATGATTGAAGGGGTTATAAGTGAGGGAATGGAAGCTAAAGCATATTTTTTACACACCGATGATAGAAGTGATGTTGTAACTGATGTTTTAGATAGTAAAGCTATTTTTGTTGGTAGTCCTACTATGATGAACAATCCTTATCCTAGTTTAGGGGATTTAATCTATTACTTCAATGCTCTTAGCTTTAAAAAGACCGGTTATCAAAAAAAGGCTGTTGTATTTGGTTCTAAAGGTTGGGGTGGTGGGGCTACTAAAAAACTTACCTCAGACCTTGAAGGTGCAGGTTTTGATGTTGTAGAACAATATGATTTAACTTATATCCCTACTGATGAAGATATGGAAAAATGTTATAATATTGGAAAAGAAATAGCTAAGCAACTAAAAGATGAGTAA
- a CDS encoding class I SAM-dependent methyltransferase produces the protein MDKKLIINARKPKGELGSEIIERMNESHEKLAQWGVSHLKIKENDVILDIGCGGGVNVKRFAEMISKGKVYGIDYSEVSVEKSSNMNKLAIDDGKVEIIQGSVSDLPFDDGTFDIVTGFETVYFWPNFIEDLKEVNRVLKTNGVIFICNEAVGDEDILEEMKEHIELLDMKIFSEEDLYSALSISGFTNISTFRKEGTPWVCAIAYKS, from the coding sequence ATGGATAAAAAATTAATAATTAATGCTCGTAAACCAAAAGGAGAACTAGGTTCTGAAATAATTGAGAGAATGAATGAATCTCATGAAAAATTAGCTCAATGGGGAGTCAGCCACTTAAAAATTAAAGAAAATGATGTTATTTTAGACATTGGTTGTGGTGGTGGAGTAAATGTTAAAAGATTTGCTGAAATGATTTCTAAGGGAAAAGTTTATGGTATTGATTATTCTGAAGTTAGTGTTGAAAAATCTTCTAATATGAATAAATTAGCTATTGATGATGGGAAAGTTGAAATAATTCAAGGATCTGTATCAGATCTTCCATTTGATGATGGAACTTTTGATATTGTTACAGGTTTTGAAACAGTTTACTTTTGGCCAAATTTCATTGAAGATTTAAAAGAAGTTAATAGAGTATTAAAAACTAATGGTGTAATTTTCATTTGTAATGAAGCTGTTGGAGACGAAGATATTCTTGAGGAAATGAAAGAACACATTGAATTGTTAGATATGAAAATTTTTTCCGAGGAAGATTTGTATTCAGCTTTATCTATCTCTGGATTTACGAATATTTCAACATTTAGAAAAGAAGGAACTCCTTGGGTTTGTGCTATAGCTTATAAATCCTAA
- the thsA gene encoding thermosome subunit alpha has protein sequence MAQYNGNQPIFILPEDTQRFLGRDAQRMNIMAGKILAETVRTTLGPKGMDKMLVDSMGDVVITNDGVTILREMDIAHPAAKMLVQIAKNQEDVVGDGTTTAVIIAGELLKKAEELLDDGIHATVIVKGYRQAVAKILEILNDISLDAKDEDTLMKVAMTAMTGKGSEKAKEPLARLIVDAVLKVEEDGEVDKKNINIQRVSGASVDESEIVDGILVDKGKADPSMPKKIKNAKIALLKYPLEVKDLETDAKINLTSPDQIQAFLENEEQMIREMINKIIDSGANVLFCQKGIDDMALHYLSRAGILAVKRTKKSDMNRLEKATGAKIVTNVEDLTSDDLGEAGIVYEKKIFDQMMVFIEECKDPKAVSIILRGSTRHITAEIERALEDALGVVAATLEDGKVVIGGGAPEIEMARQLKEYAESISGREQLSVNAFAEALEIVPSTLAENAGLDTINILADLRAAHEQSAFMGLDVFEGEVTDMKKVGVVEPQRVKKQAIQSAAEATEMILRIDDLIAARGALEAVDTDDNLDDSGMPPMGGMGGMGGMGGMPPMM, from the coding sequence ATGGCACAGTATAATGGTAATCAACCAATTTTTATATTACCTGAGGATACACAACGTTTCTTAGGTCGAGATGCTCAAAGAATGAATATAATGGCTGGAAAAATCTTAGCTGAAACTGTAAGAACTACTCTTGGTCCAAAAGGTATGGACAAAATGCTCGTTGATAGTATGGGTGATGTAGTTATTACAAATGATGGTGTAACTATTCTTAGAGAAATGGATATTGCTCATCCAGCTGCTAAAATGCTTGTTCAAATAGCTAAAAACCAAGAAGATGTTGTTGGAGATGGAACTACAACTGCAGTTATAATAGCTGGAGAACTTCTTAAAAAAGCTGAAGAGTTATTAGATGATGGTATTCACGCAACTGTTATTGTAAAAGGATACAGACAAGCTGTAGCTAAAATTCTTGAAATATTAAATGATATATCTCTTGATGCTAAAGATGAAGATACTCTTATGAAAGTAGCTATGACTGCTATGACTGGTAAAGGTTCAGAAAAAGCTAAAGAACCATTAGCTAGGTTAATTGTTGATGCTGTCCTTAAAGTAGAAGAAGATGGTGAAGTTGATAAGAAAAACATAAATATCCAAAGAGTTTCTGGTGCAAGTGTAGATGAATCTGAAATTGTTGATGGTATTCTTGTAGATAAAGGTAAAGCAGACCCTAGTATGCCTAAAAAGATAAAAAATGCAAAAATAGCCTTACTTAAATATCCTTTAGAAGTTAAAGATTTAGAAACTGATGCTAAAATTAATCTCACAAGTCCTGATCAAATTCAAGCTTTCTTAGAAAATGAAGAACAAATGATTCGTGAAATGATTAATAAAATCATTGATTCTGGAGCTAATGTTTTATTCTGTCAAAAAGGAATAGATGATATGGCTTTACATTATCTTTCTAGAGCTGGAATATTAGCTGTAAAAAGAACTAAAAAATCTGATATGAATCGTCTTGAAAAAGCTACTGGTGCTAAAATTGTTACTAATGTAGAAGATTTAACTTCAGATGATTTAGGTGAAGCTGGAATTGTATATGAAAAGAAAATATTTGACCAAATGATGGTCTTTATAGAAGAATGTAAAGATCCTAAAGCTGTTTCTATTATTCTCAGAGGAAGCACAAGACATATTACAGCAGAAATTGAAAGAGCTTTAGAAGATGCTCTTGGTGTTGTAGCTGCAACTCTTGAAGATGGAAAAGTTGTTATTGGTGGTGGAGCTCCAGAAATTGAAATGGCTCGCCAACTTAAAGAATATGCTGAATCAATTAGTGGAAGAGAACAGTTATCTGTAAATGCATTTGCAGAAGCTCTTGAAATTGTACCATCTACTTTAGCTGAAAATGCAGGTTTAGATACTATTAATATTCTAGCAGATTTAAGAGCAGCTCATGAACAATCTGCATTTATGGGATTAGATGTCTTTGAAGGGGAAGTTACTGACATGAAAAAAGTTGGTGTTGTTGAACCTCAAAGAGTTAAAAAACAAGCTATTCAGTCAGCTGCTGAAGCTACTGAAATGATTCTAAGAATAGATGATCTTATAGCTGCTAGAGGTGCTCTAGAAGCTGTTGATACAGATGATAATTTAGATGATAGTGGTATGCCTCCTATGGGTGGCATGGGCGGTATGGGCGGTATGGGTGGAATGCCTCCTATGATGTAA